Proteins co-encoded in one Marinobacter qingdaonensis genomic window:
- a CDS encoding NAD-dependent succinate-semialdehyde dehydrogenase: MELNSPELFQQRAYVDGQWVSSAKGHTFPVFNPSTGALIAQVPDLGEQETRNAIDAAEAAMPAWRSLTAKERSARLRAWFDLIMAHQDDLGRIMTSEQGKPLAEAKGEVAYGASFVEWFAEEAKRIYGDVIPGHGPDKRLVTIKQPIGVVAAITPWNFPIAMITRKVAPALAAGCTVVIKPGEDTPLSALALAELSRQAGIPAGVVNVLTTLQSPVVGRTLCEDPRVRKLSFTGSTPVGKLLMRQCADTVKKVSLELGGNAPFIVFDDADVDAAISGVMAAKFRNAGQTCVCTNRILVQDGIHDQFVEKLNAAVADLAVGDGFADGVTIGPLINDKAVTKVRGLVQDAVAQGARITLEHASTPDNPNFYAPTVLTGVTPAMRIAQEEIFGPVATVTRFAEESEAVAMANDTPFGLAAYFYSRDIGRVWRVSEALEYGMVGINEGLISTELAPFGGIKESGIGREGSRYGIDDFVEIKYLCMGGIR; this comes from the coding sequence ATAGAACTCAACTCTCCCGAGCTGTTCCAGCAGCGCGCCTATGTTGATGGGCAGTGGGTTTCATCGGCCAAGGGCCATACTTTCCCGGTCTTCAACCCCAGCACTGGGGCCCTCATTGCGCAGGTTCCGGATCTTGGTGAGCAGGAAACCCGTAACGCGATTGACGCCGCAGAAGCCGCGATGCCGGCCTGGCGCTCGCTCACCGCGAAGGAGCGTTCCGCCCGTCTGCGCGCCTGGTTTGATCTGATCATGGCTCATCAGGACGACCTGGGCCGCATCATGACCAGCGAACAAGGCAAGCCTCTGGCCGAAGCCAAGGGCGAAGTGGCCTATGGCGCTTCCTTCGTGGAGTGGTTCGCCGAAGAAGCCAAACGCATTTATGGCGATGTCATTCCTGGCCATGGCCCCGACAAGCGTCTGGTCACGATCAAGCAGCCCATCGGTGTGGTGGCCGCCATCACGCCCTGGAACTTCCCCATTGCGATGATCACCCGCAAGGTGGCGCCGGCGTTGGCGGCCGGCTGCACGGTGGTGATCAAACCCGGCGAAGACACTCCCCTGAGTGCCCTGGCCCTGGCCGAACTGAGCCGACAGGCCGGCATCCCCGCCGGCGTGGTCAATGTGCTGACCACCCTGCAGTCACCGGTGGTTGGTCGCACCCTGTGCGAAGACCCACGGGTTCGCAAGTTGTCGTTCACCGGGTCCACCCCGGTCGGAAAACTGCTGATGCGCCAGTGTGCCGACACGGTCAAGAAGGTGTCGCTGGAACTTGGCGGCAACGCGCCGTTCATCGTGTTCGATGATGCTGACGTGGATGCGGCGATATCCGGGGTGATGGCCGCGAAATTCCGCAACGCCGGGCAAACCTGCGTCTGTACCAACCGCATCCTGGTCCAGGACGGCATTCACGACCAATTTGTCGAAAAACTGAACGCGGCGGTGGCCGATCTGGCCGTTGGCGATGGGTTCGCCGACGGGGTGACCATCGGCCCGCTGATTAACGACAAGGCAGTGACCAAGGTCCGCGGCCTGGTGCAAGACGCGGTCGCCCAGGGCGCCCGGATCACCTTGGAGCATGCGAGCACGCCCGATAACCCCAACTTCTACGCGCCGACGGTTCTTACCGGCGTCACGCCTGCCATGCGCATCGCCCAGGAAGAGATTTTCGGGCCGGTGGCCACGGTGACCCGCTTCGCCGAGGAATCCGAGGCGGTTGCCATGGCCAACGACACGCCATTCGGCCTGGCCGCGTATTTCTACAGCCGCGACATCGGCCGGGTCTGGCGCGTGTCGGAGGCCCTGGAGTACGGCATGGTTGGCATCAACGAAGGCCTGATCTCCACCGAATTGGCGCCGTTTGGCGGCATCAAGGAGTCCGGTATCGGGCGCGAGGGCTCCCGGTACGGCATCGACGATTTTGTCGAAATCAAATACCTCTGCATGGGCGGCATTCGCTGA
- a CDS encoding LysR family transcriptional regulator, which yields MSLGQVGDFEIRLLKVFEAVVESGGFSAAESELSIGRSTISTHIANLEDRLDLKLCRRGRGGFSLTEEGVEVYELMKELFAALDGFRSGVNALHVRLTGNLRVIASDAICMDPQARLPEAIAEFTAAAPEVNVLLDVKALNDIERMVLNDEADIGLIPFHRQLSGLNYAPLYADQFHLYCSRAHPLYDSPNSDALLEQVLAAKVVHAGIHTSPEVGSQLADMNKAAISYFYEARLAMILSGAYIGFMPDAFVQQQVASGELRALVPETKHYALEIVAITRAHGKANRARALFLESLTGMTEVDRV from the coding sequence GTGAGTCTTGGCCAAGTCGGGGATTTCGAGATCCGGCTTCTCAAAGTCTTTGAAGCCGTGGTGGAAAGCGGCGGATTTTCCGCGGCCGAAAGCGAGCTGAGCATCGGCCGTTCCACCATCAGCACCCATATCGCCAACCTTGAGGACCGGCTGGACCTGAAACTGTGCCGCCGGGGCCGTGGTGGATTTTCGCTCACGGAGGAGGGCGTTGAGGTCTACGAACTGATGAAGGAGCTGTTTGCCGCCCTGGATGGATTTCGCAGTGGCGTCAACGCCTTACACGTGCGCCTGACCGGCAATCTGCGGGTTATCGCCAGTGATGCCATCTGCATGGACCCCCAGGCCCGGCTACCCGAGGCCATTGCCGAGTTCACCGCCGCTGCACCGGAAGTGAACGTGCTCCTTGACGTCAAAGCGCTCAATGACATCGAACGGATGGTGTTGAACGATGAGGCGGACATCGGGCTGATCCCATTCCATCGACAGCTGTCCGGGCTCAATTACGCGCCGCTGTACGCAGACCAGTTTCATCTTTACTGCAGCCGGGCACACCCGTTGTACGACAGCCCGAACAGTGACGCGCTGCTGGAGCAAGTACTGGCTGCGAAAGTAGTGCACGCGGGCATACACACCAGCCCGGAGGTGGGCAGCCAACTGGCGGACATGAACAAGGCCGCCATTTCCTATTTCTACGAAGCGCGACTGGCCATGATTCTGTCCGGCGCTTACATAGGCTTCATGCCGGACGCCTTCGTACAGCAACAGGTCGCCAGTGGCGAACTCAGGGCACTGGTACCGGAGACCAAGCACTACGCGCTGGAGATTGTGGCGATCACGCGGGCGCACGGAAAGGCCAATCGGGCGAGAGCGCTGTTTTTGGAAAGTCTGACGGGGATGACCGAGGTGGATCGGGTATGA
- a CDS encoding bestrophin family protein has translation MIIHPNTNWIAILTTLRGSIARRIAPRCILITALASLIVWVESLYPATFQGSSAMPFTLLGLSLSIFMSFRNNACYARWWEGRQMWGKIIIEIRSFSREVSTLTDNHLRIELVHALCGFAHSLNARLRDRDEFEASRPWLPDTFRGDDCHNVSDAILMHVGRCCSDLADRAQISEWRYITLEQRLVGLSEAQANCERIKNTPLPFPYTLLLHRTTLIFCLLLPFALAQPLGWLAPLFTSIVSYTFFGLDTIGDELEDPFGFDENDLPIDAMVRSIERDIFGASAQASLPPVLEPVNGVLT, from the coding sequence ATGATCATTCACCCTAACACCAATTGGATCGCCATCCTGACCACCCTGCGGGGATCCATCGCTCGGCGAATTGCGCCGCGATGCATTCTGATTACCGCGCTGGCTTCCCTCATTGTCTGGGTAGAAAGCCTGTATCCCGCCACGTTCCAGGGAAGCAGCGCGATGCCGTTTACCCTACTGGGGCTCTCGCTTTCGATCTTCATGAGTTTTCGAAACAACGCCTGTTACGCGCGCTGGTGGGAAGGACGCCAGATGTGGGGAAAAATCATCATCGAGATACGCTCGTTTTCTCGGGAAGTCTCCACGCTCACGGACAATCACTTGAGGATCGAATTGGTCCACGCGCTGTGTGGGTTTGCCCATTCTTTGAATGCCCGGCTTCGGGATCGGGACGAGTTTGAAGCCTCCCGGCCCTGGTTACCCGACACTTTCAGAGGCGATGACTGTCACAATGTCTCGGATGCTATCCTGATGCACGTTGGCAGGTGCTGCTCCGATTTGGCCGATCGAGCGCAGATCAGCGAATGGCGCTATATCACCCTTGAACAACGGTTGGTCGGATTATCGGAAGCCCAGGCCAACTGTGAGCGTATCAAGAACACGCCACTGCCCTTCCCCTACACTCTGCTGCTGCACCGGACGACGCTGATTTTTTGCTTACTGCTTCCGTTCGCGTTGGCACAGCCTTTGGGATGGCTTGCCCCCCTATTTACAAGTATCGTTAGTTATACCTTTTTTGGACTGGACACCATTGGCGACGAACTGGAGGACCCGTTCGGGTTCGACGAAAACGACCTACCGATCGACGCCATGGTACGCAGCATCGAGCGGGATATATTCGGGGCGTCAGCGCAGGCTTCACTCCCTCCGGTATTAGAGCCGGTGAACGGCGTACTGACCTGA
- a CDS encoding LysR family transcriptional regulator, with product MDIKQLKFLIALDQTRHFGKAAELCHVTQPALSMRIRNLEEELDLVLIERGQRFEGFTEGGERVLAWARSVLAAYDGLRSEAANCRGELVGNLRLGIVPLSSLNPMALVQPLFQRYPELSFQLRSMSSEEIVDGLMRNQLDLGLCYLEHVDPEHFESLELGTTRMGLLYDTRHFQFEQAELSWEEISSLPLGLLTRGTHYRHSIALNFSSRGLDPRSILESDSTMHLVQAVSTGMCCAMMPLHSGVESLSEELRILPVIGATTMAPMGLLMRRTEPRSALAERCFEAAREIFMEEAD from the coding sequence ATGGACATCAAACAGCTCAAATTTCTGATCGCACTGGACCAAACCCGGCATTTCGGAAAGGCGGCGGAACTCTGCCACGTGACCCAACCCGCGCTGTCCATGAGGATTCGCAACCTCGAGGAAGAACTGGACCTTGTTCTGATCGAGCGTGGCCAACGGTTCGAGGGTTTTACTGAAGGCGGTGAACGGGTTCTGGCGTGGGCCAGAAGCGTCCTCGCGGCATATGATGGCCTCCGTTCAGAAGCCGCCAATTGCCGAGGCGAACTGGTGGGAAACCTGAGATTGGGCATTGTTCCGCTCTCGAGCCTCAACCCGATGGCGTTGGTGCAGCCTCTGTTCCAGCGCTACCCTGAATTATCTTTTCAGTTGCGATCAATGAGTTCAGAGGAGATCGTTGATGGTCTGATGCGCAACCAGTTGGACCTGGGCCTGTGTTATCTCGAACATGTCGATCCTGAACATTTCGAAAGCCTTGAGCTGGGCACCACCCGCATGGGCTTACTCTACGATACCCGCCATTTTCAGTTTGAACAGGCCGAATTGAGTTGGGAAGAGATCAGCAGCTTGCCATTGGGGCTGTTGACCCGCGGCACGCACTATCGTCATTCAATCGCCCTTAATTTCAGCAGCCGTGGGCTGGACCCTCGTTCAATACTCGAGAGCGATTCAACCATGCACCTCGTGCAGGCGGTAAGCACCGGAATGTGCTGCGCAATGATGCCGCTACACAGTGGTGTTGAGTCCCTGAGTGAGGAATTGCGGATCCTACCGGTCATCGGTGCGACAACAATGGCACCAATGGGATTGCTGATGCGGCGGACTGAGCCACGATCGGCGTTGGCGGAACGATGTTTTGAGGCGGCGCGGGAGATCTTTATGGAGGAGGCCGACTAA
- a CDS encoding tyrosine-type recombinase/integrase: MSSKAKFPGFPLFDTAELIHDQADLELYPDLRAALTALPIAQESALDDFHIAHRFLVKYSDVSGTYNRFRSEIQRFLNYTWLVARRSLSQTDTDLVSSYFAFLKTPPVAWVAPGIYPAFENRDELRRSNPKWRPLVHRANEDAPYSVSQASLNASRTALQTFFKYLVSRDYLQRNPLLDVRKRDRNAKPNLNQDRDAEVRRLTDWQWSYLLETLTELASGDAKYERHLFVIVTMKSLFLRVSELAPRPVDRGQIRTPTFGDFRRTVVDGEPYWIYSVFGKGDKTRQVTLPDAYLDYLKRWRTHLGLTAPLPVPGESTPILPSQKGDALGKRQVQRIYEQAMVATADRMEREGFRDEARQILAIRSETHYLRHTGASQAIEAGGDIRHISEELGHANATFTESVYVNSEQARRRTEGRRRMV, encoded by the coding sequence ATGAGCTCCAAAGCCAAGTTCCCTGGTTTTCCCCTGTTCGATACCGCCGAATTGATTCACGACCAGGCGGATCTTGAGCTGTACCCGGACCTTCGTGCCGCTCTGACAGCATTACCCATCGCCCAGGAGTCGGCTCTGGATGACTTCCACATCGCGCACCGATTTCTGGTCAAATACAGCGATGTTTCAGGTACCTACAATCGGTTTCGAAGCGAGATTCAGCGCTTCCTGAATTACACCTGGCTGGTGGCCAGACGGAGCCTGAGCCAGACCGACACCGACCTGGTCAGCAGCTACTTTGCGTTCCTGAAAACGCCCCCCGTGGCCTGGGTGGCGCCGGGTATTTATCCGGCGTTTGAGAACCGTGACGAGCTGAGGCGATCCAACCCGAAATGGCGCCCACTCGTCCATCGTGCCAACGAAGATGCGCCCTACTCGGTTTCCCAGGCCAGCTTAAATGCCAGCCGCACGGCCTTGCAGACCTTCTTCAAGTACCTGGTCAGCCGGGATTATCTGCAGCGAAATCCCCTGCTGGATGTGCGCAAAAGGGACCGAAACGCGAAACCCAACCTCAACCAGGATCGCGATGCCGAGGTGCGACGCCTGACCGATTGGCAGTGGTCCTACTTGCTGGAAACCCTCACCGAACTGGCCAGTGGCGATGCCAAGTACGAGCGGCACCTGTTCGTTATCGTCACCATGAAAAGCCTGTTTCTGCGCGTCAGCGAGCTGGCGCCCAGGCCCGTGGACCGCGGTCAGATCCGTACGCCTACCTTCGGGGATTTCAGGCGCACCGTGGTGGATGGCGAGCCCTACTGGATCTATTCCGTCTTCGGCAAGGGCGACAAGACCCGCCAGGTCACCCTGCCAGATGCCTACTTGGATTACCTGAAACGATGGCGCACGCACCTGGGCCTGACCGCGCCGTTGCCGGTTCCCGGGGAGTCCACGCCGATCCTGCCCTCGCAGAAAGGCGATGCCCTGGGTAAACGCCAGGTCCAGAGAATTTACGAGCAGGCCATGGTCGCGACCGCGGACCGAATGGAGCGCGAGGGCTTCCGCGATGAAGCCAGGCAGATCCTGGCCATCCGCTCAGAAACCCATTACCTACGGCACACCGGCGCCAGCCAGGCGATCGAGGCCGGAGGCGATATTCGCCACATCAGCGAAGAGCTTGGGCATGCCAACGCCACCTTCACGGAATCGGTTTACGTGAATTCTGAACAGGCGCGGCGGCGAACCGAAGGGCGTCGGCGGATGGTTTGA
- a CDS encoding xanthine dehydrogenase family protein molybdopterin-binding subunit encodes MSRSDDTLLLANVSRRGLLKGMAGASALLLAARWDTGLANEKAQFGAGAMPGGWADNPNVFIRIDAQGTVTFINNRAEMGQGIRTSLAMVAADELGADWERVQVEQAPADQDKYGNQNTDGSRSMRHWYDPIRRAGAAARQMLAQAAANQWGVPVSEVRAEIHRVVHPASGRELGFGELAEAARELDVPARNALVLKPQSELRFIGKETGLVNGELTKSHPKALDGEDIVTGKAVFGADVDLENMLYAVIARPPVYGAGITSVDDSAALKVPGVKKVIRIKTAEQPAVFNPLGGVAVVATNTWAAMEGRRALKITWDTAAAGDNASYSSDAYQAALEKAAQSPGKVIRQSGDVDAALDGAAKRVSATYYMPHMAQAPMEPPVAVVRVQDGKAEAWAPVQNPTATRDGIAGILGIDRTQVTVHQTLLGGGFGRKSKPDFVSEAARIAQEFEGQPVKLQWSREDDIQHAYFHAVSVDHLEAGLDADGKATGWLHRTLSPSIASLFAPDPKHKGEFELGMGFNTMPFSIPSIRLENPPAPAHVRIGWFRAVYNLPHAWAIQSFAHEMAVAAGKDHRDYVLDLLGPDREVNNLTVGDGWNYGEDPDLYPIDVGRMRRVIERATDKAGWGRDLPKGRGLGLAFHHSFVSYTAVVFDVEVDDAGQVTIHSADIAFDCGPQANPERIRSQMEGACVMGIGIALKNEVTFNNGVAQQSNFHNYLLPRMPDAPKEVRVHLIDNPDDAMGGVGEPGLPPVAPALLNAIYAATGKRIRRLPVGDQLSA; translated from the coding sequence ATGAGTCGGTCAGACGATACTTTGCTGCTCGCCAACGTCAGCCGCCGCGGCCTCCTGAAGGGCATGGCCGGGGCCTCCGCACTCCTGTTGGCTGCCCGCTGGGACACCGGTCTCGCCAATGAGAAGGCCCAGTTTGGCGCCGGCGCCATGCCCGGCGGGTGGGCGGACAACCCCAATGTTTTCATCCGGATCGATGCCCAGGGCACGGTCACCTTCATCAACAACCGGGCCGAGATGGGCCAGGGTATTCGCACCAGCCTGGCCATGGTGGCCGCCGACGAGCTGGGTGCCGATTGGGAGCGGGTGCAGGTAGAACAGGCGCCGGCAGACCAGGACAAGTACGGCAATCAGAATACCGACGGCTCCCGCAGCATGCGCCACTGGTACGATCCCATCCGTCGCGCCGGCGCTGCCGCTCGGCAGATGCTGGCGCAGGCCGCGGCCAACCAGTGGGGTGTGCCGGTGTCGGAAGTGCGCGCCGAGATTCACCGGGTCGTCCATCCGGCCAGCGGCCGGGAACTCGGGTTTGGTGAGCTGGCCGAGGCTGCACGCGAACTGGATGTGCCGGCCCGGAACGCCCTGGTGTTGAAGCCCCAGAGCGAACTGCGTTTCATCGGCAAGGAAACCGGCCTGGTCAACGGTGAATTGACCAAATCGCATCCCAAGGCCCTGGATGGCGAGGACATCGTCACCGGTAAGGCAGTGTTTGGTGCGGACGTGGACCTTGAAAACATGCTGTACGCGGTGATTGCCCGCCCGCCGGTCTACGGTGCCGGAATCACCAGTGTGGATGACAGCGCGGCCCTGAAAGTGCCCGGCGTGAAGAAGGTCATTCGCATCAAGACTGCCGAACAACCGGCGGTCTTCAACCCTCTCGGTGGTGTCGCGGTGGTGGCCACCAACACCTGGGCCGCGATGGAGGGCCGCCGGGCGCTCAAGATCACCTGGGATACGGCGGCCGCCGGCGACAACGCCAGCTACTCTTCCGACGCCTATCAGGCCGCCCTGGAGAAGGCGGCGCAGTCGCCGGGCAAGGTCATCCGCCAGTCCGGTGATGTGGACGCCGCGCTCGACGGAGCCGCCAAGCGGGTGTCGGCCACCTACTACATGCCCCACATGGCGCAAGCGCCCATGGAGCCACCGGTCGCGGTGGTTCGCGTCCAGGACGGCAAGGCCGAAGCCTGGGCCCCAGTGCAAAACCCCACGGCCACCCGGGATGGCATTGCCGGCATCCTCGGCATCGACCGCACCCAGGTAACGGTGCACCAGACCCTGCTCGGCGGTGGTTTTGGTCGCAAATCCAAGCCGGACTTTGTCAGTGAGGCGGCCCGGATCGCCCAGGAGTTCGAAGGGCAGCCGGTCAAATTGCAGTGGTCCCGGGAAGATGACATCCAGCACGCGTACTTCCACGCGGTGTCGGTGGACCACCTGGAGGCTGGTCTGGACGCCGACGGCAAGGCGACCGGATGGCTGCACCGGACCCTGTCACCTAGTATCGCGTCCCTGTTTGCCCCGGACCCGAAACACAAAGGTGAGTTTGAGCTGGGTATGGGCTTCAACACCATGCCGTTCAGCATTCCGTCGATTCGCCTGGAGAACCCGCCGGCGCCTGCGCACGTGCGGATTGGCTGGTTCCGGGCGGTCTACAACCTGCCGCACGCCTGGGCCATCCAGAGCTTTGCCCACGAGATGGCAGTGGCTGCCGGCAAGGACCACCGGGACTATGTGCTGGATCTGCTCGGGCCAGACCGGGAAGTGAACAACCTGACGGTGGGCGATGGCTGGAACTACGGTGAGGATCCGGATCTGTACCCGATTGATGTCGGCCGCATGCGGCGGGTCATTGAGCGGGCCACGGACAAGGCCGGCTGGGGCCGGGACCTGCCCAAGGGCCGTGGCCTAGGCCTGGCGTTCCATCACAGCTTTGTGTCCTACACCGCGGTGGTGTTCGACGTTGAGGTGGACGATGCCGGTCAGGTCACCATTCACAGCGCCGACATCGCGTTCGACTGTGGGCCCCAGGCCAATCCGGAGCGCATCCGGTCGCAAATGGAGGGCGCGTGCGTGATGGGGATTGGCATTGCCCTGAAAAACGAGGTGACTTTCAACAACGGCGTGGCGCAGCAGAGCAATTTCCACAATTACCTGTTGCCGCGCATGCCGGATGCGCCGAAAGAGGTTCGGGTTCACCTGATCGATAACCCCGACGACGCCATGGGCGGCGTGGGCGAGCCCGGTCTGCCGCCGGTGGCGCCGGCCTTGCTCAACGCTATCTACGCGGCCACCGGCAAGCGTATTCGTCGGTTGCCGGTGGGTGATCAGCTGAGCGCGTAA
- a CDS encoding (2Fe-2S)-binding protein: MASLTINGRQYELDVPDNMPLLWVIRDVVGMKGTKFGCGMAQCGACTVHIDGAATRSCVTPVSAVTGEVKTIEAMAEDPVGKKVQQAWLDLGVAQCGYCQGGQIMNATGLLNNNPKPSSQEIIDAMAGNICRCGTYNRILAAVERAASEEGQA; encoded by the coding sequence ATGGCCAGTCTGACGATCAACGGACGCCAGTACGAACTGGACGTACCTGACAACATGCCCCTGCTCTGGGTCATTCGAGATGTTGTCGGCATGAAGGGCACCAAATTCGGCTGCGGCATGGCCCAGTGTGGCGCCTGCACCGTGCACATTGATGGCGCAGCTACGCGTTCCTGTGTGACCCCGGTCTCGGCGGTGACGGGCGAGGTTAAAACCATCGAGGCGATGGCCGAGGATCCGGTCGGGAAGAAGGTCCAGCAAGCCTGGCTGGATCTGGGCGTGGCCCAGTGCGGGTATTGCCAGGGTGGCCAGATCATGAACGCCACCGGCCTGCTCAACAACAACCCGAAGCCCAGTTCCCAGGAAATCATCGATGCCATGGCCGGCAACATCTGCCGCTGCGGCACCTACAACCGCATTCTGGCCGCCGTTGAGCGCGCCGCGTCAGAGGAGGGCCAGGCATGA
- a CDS encoding PaaI family thioesterase, with protein MTDIQDRIETSFTAQGLMHTLGARLLSVQDGEVQIELPYSTTLSQQLGYVHAGAITSVVDSACGYAALTKAPAGHEVVTAEFKTNFARPAIGERFIATGRVETAGKTLTVCRGEVVAISGESRKVVALMQATIVNVKA; from the coding sequence ATGACCGACATCCAGGACCGAATTGAAACCAGTTTCACCGCCCAGGGACTCATGCATACCCTGGGCGCGCGCCTGCTCTCTGTGCAGGATGGCGAGGTGCAGATCGAACTTCCCTACTCGACCACGCTGTCCCAGCAGCTGGGTTATGTGCACGCCGGCGCGATCACCAGCGTGGTCGACAGCGCCTGTGGCTACGCCGCCCTGACCAAGGCACCCGCCGGGCACGAAGTCGTGACCGCCGAATTCAAGACCAATTTCGCACGCCCGGCCATCGGGGAGCGTTTTATCGCCACCGGCCGGGTCGAAACCGCCGGCAAAACCCTGACCGTCTGTCGCGGCGAAGTGGTGGCCATCTCCGGTGAGTCCCGGAAAGTGGTGGCGTTGATGCAGGCGACCATTGTGAATGTGAAGGCATAA